A stretch of the Sulfurimonas sp. HSL3-1 genome encodes the following:
- a CDS encoding TonB-dependent receptor, protein MKKTVLVSLAAAALLANDAAENNATDGDVATLGSIVVESSSLSDVNTEEIKSADTAEALAKQVPSITLVRRSGIANDIILRGQKRDNINVIVDGGKIYGACPNRMDPPTSHVITNNISSISIIEGPYDVEHAGTLSGLVTVDTVQPDKGVHGNFNAGIGSFGYSKVAGTLTGGNDTVRALIGVSGEWSGQYEDGSGNTFADQIDNAVAAGTAKASNAYLPSERDRSAYAKRSVMAKLFVNLAENQELRFGYTGNRSDGVLYPNSGMDARYDNSDLYNVQYVATDLTSWSKEIRATYYYSYVDHPMWTEWRKSSMMMGTMTNHLTSTIQGATLKNTTALSDTLDLTLGLDGSLRNWDGAYDMNGTYMGPSINDADTRNVAFFAELEKRYTDAAYKLGLRYDDTAITSGNPALQDNDYTSVGLNLFADYSLTESLGLFGGIGMASRVPDARELYFQKSGSIVGTPDLDQTTNYEADLGMTNTYSNFNLKTRLFYSRLKNYIYYNATPTITQNKFENIDATIWGAEIAGTWFASDTLYLDFGAAYQYGKKDSALRDQNGTNLADIPPLKGHLALNWNYHDDSLATIEGVAAHQWDRYDAQNGEQAIGAWAVMNLKIDHRINRNFSLIAGIDNVFNATYAVSNTYKDLTLLSLDPAGDVMLLNEPGRYFYANVSYKF, encoded by the coding sequence ATGAAGAAAACAGTATTGGTTTCGCTGGCCGCGGCCGCACTGCTGGCCAATGACGCGGCAGAGAACAACGCCACGGACGGTGACGTCGCGACACTCGGCAGCATCGTCGTCGAAAGCTCATCGCTCAGCGATGTCAACACCGAAGAGATCAAATCCGCCGACACTGCGGAAGCGCTGGCCAAACAGGTGCCGAGCATCACCCTGGTACGCCGCAGCGGTATCGCCAACGATATCATCCTGCGCGGGCAGAAGCGCGACAATATCAACGTCATCGTCGACGGCGGCAAGATCTACGGCGCCTGCCCCAACCGTATGGACCCGCCGACCTCTCATGTCATCACGAACAACATCTCCTCGATCAGCATCATCGAAGGGCCCTATGACGTCGAACACGCCGGCACGCTCAGCGGCCTCGTGACCGTCGATACCGTCCAACCGGACAAAGGGGTGCACGGCAACTTCAACGCCGGGATCGGCAGCTTCGGCTATTCGAAAGTCGCCGGCACCCTCACAGGCGGGAACGATACGGTCCGCGCGCTGATCGGCGTCTCGGGCGAATGGAGCGGCCAGTACGAGGACGGCAGCGGCAATACCTTCGCCGACCAGATCGACAATGCCGTCGCCGCGGGCACCGCCAAAGCCTCGAATGCCTACCTGCCCTCCGAACGCGACCGCAGCGCCTATGCGAAACGCTCCGTGATGGCAAAGCTCTTTGTCAACCTGGCCGAGAACCAGGAGCTCCGCTTCGGCTATACCGGCAACCGCAGCGACGGCGTCCTCTACCCCAACTCCGGGATGGACGCCCGCTACGACAATTCGGACCTCTACAACGTCCAGTACGTGGCCACGGATCTGACAAGCTGGTCTAAAGAGATCCGCGCCACCTACTACTACTCCTACGTCGACCACCCGATGTGGACCGAATGGCGCAAATCCTCCATGATGATGGGAACGATGACCAACCACCTCACTTCCACGATCCAGGGGGCGACGCTCAAAAACACCACGGCCCTTTCAGACACATTGGACCTGACCCTCGGCCTCGACGGCAGCCTGCGCAACTGGGACGGTGCTTATGACATGAACGGCACCTATATGGGCCCAAGCATCAACGATGCCGACACCCGCAACGTCGCGTTCTTCGCCGAACTGGAAAAACGCTATACCGATGCTGCCTACAAGCTGGGACTGCGTTACGACGACACGGCCATCACCTCGGGGAATCCCGCCCTGCAGGACAACGACTACACCTCCGTCGGCCTCAACCTCTTTGCCGACTACTCCCTGACGGAGAGCCTCGGCCTCTTCGGCGGGATCGGTATGGCCTCCCGCGTCCCGGACGCCCGCGAGCTCTATTTCCAAAAAAGTGGCAGTATCGTCGGTACACCCGATCTTGATCAGACGACGAACTACGAAGCCGACCTGGGGATGACAAACACCTACAGCAATTTCAACCTGAAGACGCGTCTCTTTTACAGCCGCCTGAAAAACTACATCTACTACAACGCCACGCCGACGATCACGCAGAACAAGTTCGAGAACATCGATGCCACGATCTGGGGTGCCGAAATCGCCGGGACATGGTTTGCCAGCGATACCCTCTACCTCGACTTCGGTGCGGCATACCAGTACGGCAAAAAGGACAGTGCGCTCAGAGACCAGAACGGTACTAACCTCGCCGACATCCCGCCGCTCAAAGGCCACCTGGCGCTCAACTGGAACTATCATGATGACAGCCTGGCGACCATCGAAGGTGTCGCCGCGCACCAGTGGGACCGGTACGACGCACAGAACGGTGAACAGGCCATCGGCGCCTGGGCGGTCATGAACCTCAAGATCGATCACCGCATCAACCGCAACTTCAGTCTGATCGCCGGTATCGACAACGTGTTCAACGCTACTTACGCCGTTTCGAACACCTACAAAGACCTGACACTGCTTAGCCTCGATCCCGCCGGGGATGTCATGCTGCTGAACGAACCGGGCCGCTACTTCTACGCCAACGTTTCATATAAATTCTAA
- a CDS encoding agmatine deiminase family protein, which produces MNIASPAVPQPKRLPAEFEPQSFVQLIFPHADSDWAPYLDEACRTFARIAEAVSRYQPCLIVCDDIARVQRYVAPGENRSFVAYKTDDTWARDCSGITVETEGGCLIQDFTFTGWGGKFEAARDSAMTAAIAGCYGAPTTSHRFILEGGGIESNGEGLLLVTEECLLNPNRNSALTSRAEIEAVLTETLGVKRTLWLTSGYLAGDDTDSHIDTLARFCDADTICYVQCTDAADEHYEALQKMERELHALRDDHGEPFTLVPLPMTEAIHFEGERLPATYANFLIINGAVLVPVYNDPHDDEALAVFRTLFPGREVIGIDCSVLIRQHGSLHCVTMQFPACVTLRCPA; this is translated from the coding sequence TTGAATATAGCGAGCCCAGCAGTGCCCCAGCCGAAACGTCTCCCCGCCGAGTTTGAACCCCAGTCCTTCGTCCAGCTGATCTTTCCCCACGCCGACAGCGACTGGGCCCCCTATCTGGACGAAGCGTGCCGCACGTTTGCCCGCATCGCCGAAGCCGTCTCCCGTTACCAGCCCTGCCTGATCGTCTGCGACGACATCGCCCGCGTTCAGCGCTACGTCGCCCCGGGAGAGAACCGCTCTTTCGTCGCGTACAAGACCGACGACACCTGGGCCCGCGACTGCAGCGGCATTACCGTCGAAACGGAGGGGGGATGCCTGATCCAGGACTTCACCTTTACCGGGTGGGGCGGCAAGTTCGAAGCGGCCAGGGACAGCGCCATGACCGCCGCGATCGCCGGATGCTACGGCGCTCCCACAACTTCGCACCGTTTCATTCTCGAAGGGGGCGGGATCGAGAGCAACGGCGAAGGGCTGCTGCTCGTCACCGAAGAGTGTCTGCTCAACCCCAACCGCAACAGCGCACTGACAAGCCGTGCGGAGATCGAAGCCGTCCTAACCGAGACCCTGGGAGTGAAACGGACTCTCTGGCTCACCTCGGGCTACCTTGCCGGGGACGATACCGACAGCCACATCGACACCCTCGCCCGTTTCTGCGACGCCGACACCATCTGCTACGTCCAATGCACGGATGCCGCCGACGAGCACTACGAAGCCCTTCAGAAGATGGAGCGGGAGCTCCACGCGTTGCGCGACGACCATGGCGAGCCCTTCACCCTCGTTCCCCTGCCGATGACCGAGGCGATCCATTTTGAGGGCGAACGGCTGCCGGCGACCTACGCGAACTTCCTTATCATCAACGGCGCCGTCCTCGTCCCGGTCTACAACGACCCCCACGACGACGAGGCCCTGGCCGTTTTCAGAACGCTCTTCCCGGGCCGGGAAGTCATCGGCATCGACTGCAGCGTCCTTATCCGCCAGCACGGTTCGCTGCACTGCGTGACGATGCAGTTCCCCGCCTGCGTTACTCTGCGCTGCCCTGCATAA
- a CDS encoding alanine racemase, with the protein MAFITLDRKAFHHNLNMISKQLQSRDKIALVLKDNAYGHGLKQIAQVASKYGVTRAVVRTIDEAEQVRDKFHYILVLADTPAVLMPAYCFTINAMEQIKSFPPGSRVELKVDTGMHRNGVPPHLLHHAFEKISKNGLKLEGVMTHHRSADEMGSEYFWQRHTFESVKREALMLAKRYGFSKLRFHSANSAATFRSHEGHDDMVRVGIAAYGCLEMPEGLPQPDLLPILSLWGEKISQRRLNQGERVGYGGCFSADRQLQVSNYDVGYADGLLRTASNRYSAPGGEKMLGRVSMDNCSFVGEADQLLIFNDARSYAHAAGTISYEVLVGLDPRLPRKIIE; encoded by the coding sequence ATGGCTTTTATCACCCTAGACCGCAAAGCGTTCCACCACAATCTCAATATGATCTCCAAACAGCTCCAGAGCCGTGACAAGATCGCACTGGTCCTCAAGGACAATGCGTATGGACACGGATTGAAGCAGATCGCGCAGGTCGCGAGTAAATACGGTGTCACCCGGGCTGTCGTCCGCACGATTGACGAAGCGGAACAGGTCCGGGACAAGTTCCATTACATCCTCGTCCTCGCGGATACGCCCGCAGTGCTGATGCCCGCGTACTGTTTTACCATCAATGCGATGGAGCAGATCAAGAGCTTTCCACCCGGCAGCCGGGTAGAGCTCAAGGTCGATACGGGGATGCACCGCAACGGGGTCCCGCCGCACCTGCTGCACCACGCTTTTGAAAAGATCAGCAAGAACGGATTGAAGCTCGAAGGGGTGATGACCCACCACCGCAGTGCGGACGAAATGGGGAGCGAATATTTCTGGCAGCGGCACACCTTTGAAAGCGTCAAACGCGAAGCCTTGATGCTGGCCAAACGCTACGGTTTCTCGAAGCTCCGCTTCCACTCCGCGAACTCCGCCGCGACCTTTAGAAGTCATGAAGGGCATGATGATATGGTACGCGTCGGTATCGCGGCGTACGGCTGTCTGGAGATGCCCGAGGGGCTGCCGCAGCCGGACCTGCTCCCCATCCTTTCACTCTGGGGCGAAAAGATCTCACAGCGGCGGCTCAACCAGGGGGAACGCGTCGGATACGGCGGCTGTTTCAGTGCCGACCGCCAACTGCAGGTCAGCAACTACGACGTCGGGTATGCCGACGGGCTGCTGCGGACGGCATCGAACCGCTACAGCGCACCCGGCGGCGAAAAAATGCTGGGGCGGGTCTCCATGGACAACTGCAGCTTCGTCGGCGAGGCGGATCAGCTACTCATCTTCAATGATGCCCGCAGCTACGCGCACGCGGCCGGGACCATCTCTTACGAGGTCCTTGTCGGCCTGGATCCCCGCCTGCCGCGCAAGATCATCGAGTAG
- a CDS encoding PP0621 family protein — protein sequence MLLKILLVLGVIAAVYFIFFKKSTPVTKKPKSDTAAKKSDDDTMVPCEACGVFVSVKEAFIKEGKYYCSKSCMEGA from the coding sequence ATGCTCTTGAAAATCCTGCTTGTCCTCGGCGTTATCGCCGCCGTCTATTTCATCTTCTTCAAAAAAAGCACCCCGGTGACCAAGAAACCGAAGTCCGACACGGCTGCTAAAAAGAGCGACGATGACACGATGGTGCCGTGCGAAGCCTGCGGCGTCTTCGTCAGCGTCAAGGAAGCCTTTATCAAAGAGGGAAAATACTACTGTTCAAAAAGCTGCATGGAGGGCGCCTGA
- the rsmG gene encoding 16S rRNA (guanine(527)-N(7))-methyltransferase RsmG, which translates to MTFAQKIAALPDAPAQLLSHLERYRDLLLQWNKVHNLSGYKDAATIEYYLYDALYPVTFLPPVATAMDIGTGAGFPGLILAMAQPQTRWTLVEPLQKRAGFLQFVKATLNLENVTVANCRVEALPDQRFDLITSRAVTDTGMLLNLSAPYRDAATMLLFYKGENVYNEVPEDLPYRIIETGERHYLLINPPKETACS; encoded by the coding sequence ATGACGTTCGCCCAGAAGATCGCCGCCCTCCCCGACGCCCCCGCGCAGCTGCTCTCCCACCTGGAGCGCTACCGCGACCTGCTCCTGCAGTGGAACAAGGTCCATAACCTCAGCGGCTACAAAGATGCCGCGACGATCGAATACTACCTTTACGACGCCCTTTACCCCGTCACCTTTCTGCCTCCGGTAGCGACGGCGATGGATATCGGGACCGGCGCGGGGTTCCCCGGGCTGATCCTCGCCATGGCGCAGCCGCAGACCCGCTGGACCCTTGTCGAACCGCTGCAAAAACGTGCCGGGTTCCTGCAGTTCGTCAAAGCAACGCTGAACCTGGAGAACGTCACTGTTGCCAACTGCCGCGTCGAGGCGCTTCCTGATCAGCGCTTCGACCTCATCACTTCCCGGGCCGTGACCGATACCGGGATGCTCCTGAACCTCAGTGCCCCCTACCGGGACGCGGCAACAATGCTGCTCTTTTACAAGGGCGAGAACGTCTACAACGAAGTGCCCGAGGATCTGCCCTACCGCATCATCGAGACCGGGGAACGCCACTACCTTCTTATCAACCCTCCCAAGGAGACCGCATGCTCTTGA
- the ribA gene encoding GTP cyclohydrolase II, whose protein sequence is MLQNIKISDVANLPSRFGKFKVQAFKQGHKEHLAILREPFGDTPVVRVHSECLTGDALGSLKCDCGDQLAYALNMIEKEGGMVIYLRQEGRNIGLLNKINAYALQDKGFDTVAANHQLGFAADERTYEMVQFILAHYGIKKIRLLTNNPQKINAIEGVEIVERLPIVIDPNEHNENYLQVKKEQMGHLI, encoded by the coding sequence TTGCTTCAAAATATAAAAATTTCTGATGTTGCCAACCTCCCGTCCCGTTTCGGGAAGTTTAAAGTCCAGGCCTTCAAACAGGGCCATAAAGAGCACCTTGCCATCCTGCGCGAGCCTTTCGGCGACACCCCGGTCGTACGGGTCCACTCCGAGTGCCTCACCGGCGACGCCCTGGGCAGTCTCAAGTGCGACTGCGGCGACCAGCTCGCCTATGCCCTCAACATGATCGAAAAAGAGGGCGGCATGGTCATCTACCTGCGACAGGAGGGGCGTAACATCGGGCTGCTCAACAAGATCAACGCCTACGCCCTGCAGGACAAAGGCTTCGACACCGTCGCGGCCAATCACCAGCTGGGGTTTGCGGCCGACGAACGTACCTACGAAATGGTCCAGTTTATCCTCGCGCACTACGGCATCAAGAAGATCCGCCTGCTGACCAACAACCCGCAGAAGATCAACGCCATCGAGGGGGTCGAGATCGTCGAGCGTCTGCCCATCGTCATCGACCCCAACGAGCACAACGAAAACTATCTGCAGGTCAAAAAAGAGCAGATGGGGCATCTCATTTAA
- the hemB gene encoding porphobilinogen synthase — translation MFQRFRRNRLNSHLRALVREYHVRADDFIYPLFVRSGEGIKTEVASMPGVFQMSIDEAIRECDTLKALGIYSIILFGIPDVKDSVGSDALDENGIIATAVKAIKRAHPEMFVVTDLCFCEYTDHGHCGIIDHVHETVDNDATLAISGQQAIIHAQAGADMIAPSGMMDGIIETLRTALDGNGFENLPVMSYSTKFASGYYGPFRDVAESTPSFGDRATYQMDPANRREAIAESIADEMQGADILMVKPALAYLDIIRDIREATSLPLAVYNVSGEYAMLKHAGAAGLIDYERVMMETMLGFKRAGADIIISYHAKEVAGLL, via the coding sequence ATGTTCCAACGTTTCCGCCGTAACCGGCTCAATTCCCATCTGCGTGCTCTGGTACGCGAATACCACGTCCGTGCGGACGATTTTATCTATCCTCTTTTCGTGCGTTCGGGCGAGGGCATCAAGACGGAAGTCGCCTCGATGCCGGGCGTTTTCCAGATGAGTATCGACGAAGCCATCCGCGAGTGCGACACGCTCAAGGCACTGGGGATCTACTCCATTATCCTCTTCGGGATTCCCGACGTCAAAGACTCCGTGGGCTCCGATGCGCTGGACGAGAACGGCATCATCGCCACGGCCGTCAAAGCGATCAAGCGGGCCCACCCCGAGATGTTCGTCGTCACGGACCTCTGCTTCTGCGAATACACCGACCACGGCCACTGCGGGATCATCGACCATGTGCACGAGACCGTTGATAACGACGCGACACTCGCCATCTCCGGCCAGCAGGCGATCATCCATGCCCAGGCGGGGGCGGATATGATCGCGCCTTCGGGCATGATGGACGGGATCATCGAGACCCTGCGCACGGCACTTGACGGCAACGGGTTTGAGAACCTGCCGGTCATGAGCTACTCGACGAAGTTCGCCAGCGGTTACTACGGGCCGTTCCGCGACGTTGCCGAATCGACGCCGTCCTTCGGGGACCGCGCCACCTATCAGATGGACCCTGCCAACCGCCGCGAGGCGATCGCCGAGAGCATCGCGGACGAGATGCAGGGCGCGGACATCCTGATGGTCAAACCGGCCCTGGCCTACCTTGATATTATCCGCGACATCCGCGAAGCGACCTCTCTGCCGCTCGCGGTCTACAACGTCAGCGGCGAATACGCCATGCTCAAACACGCAGGAGCGGCCGGGCTGATTGATTACGAACGGGTCATGATGGAGACGATGCTCGGCTTCAAACGCGCCGGCGCGGACATCATTATCAGCTACCACGCCAAAGAGGTGGCGGGGCTGCTGTAG
- the argF gene encoding ornithine carbamoyltransferase codes for MRHFLTLRDYTKEEILSIIDLGLQIKSECKRREHKPYLDKQTLAMIFEKSSTRTRVSFETGIYQLGGQGLFLSNRDIHLGRGEPVKDTARVISSMCDMVMIRTFEQSMLEEFASFSKVPVINGLTDSYHPVQLLADYMTMIEHGQAENPVVAYVGDGNNMTHSWLMLAAKLGFELRVATPKGYEVDAAILADALEMAKRSGAVIKVGNDPKEAIAGATVVTTDTWASMGQEDEKEQRVRDFAGYIVDEAKMALAAEDAIFLHCLPAYRGQEVSEGVLEGPQSVIFDEAENRLHAQKGLMVWLDRAR; via the coding sequence ATGCGACACTTTTTAACCCTCAGAGATTACACCAAAGAGGAGATCCTCTCCATCATCGACCTCGGACTGCAGATCAAGTCCGAGTGCAAACGCCGCGAACACAAGCCCTATCTGGACAAGCAGACGCTGGCGATGATCTTCGAGAAGAGTTCGACACGGACCCGGGTCAGTTTCGAGACCGGGATCTACCAGCTCGGCGGACAGGGGCTCTTCCTCTCCAACCGCGATATTCACCTGGGCCGTGGCGAGCCGGTCAAAGATACGGCCCGCGTCATCTCCTCCATGTGCGACATGGTGATGATCCGCACCTTCGAGCAGAGCATGCTCGAAGAGTTCGCCTCCTTCTCCAAGGTCCCCGTCATCAACGGCCTCACCGACAGCTACCACCCGGTGCAGCTGCTGGCCGATTATATGACGATGATCGAACACGGTCAGGCGGAGAACCCTGTTGTCGCCTATGTCGGTGATGGCAACAATATGACCCACTCGTGGCTGATGCTCGCCGCCAAGCTCGGTTTCGAACTGCGCGTGGCAACGCCGAAAGGGTATGAAGTTGATGCGGCGATCCTGGCGGACGCCCTGGAGATGGCAAAGAGGAGCGGTGCCGTCATCAAGGTCGGGAATGACCCGAAAGAGGCTATTGCCGGTGCGACAGTCGTGACGACGGACACCTGGGCCTCCATGGGGCAGGAGGACGAAAAGGAGCAGCGCGTCCGCGATTTTGCCGGCTACATCGTCGACGAAGCGAAAATGGCGCTTGCTGCGGAAGATGCGATCTTCCTGCACTGCCTGCCGGCCTACCGGGGGCAGGAAGTGAGCGAAGGGGTCCTCGAAGGTCCCCAGAGTGTGATCTTTGACGAGGCGGAGAACCGCCTTCATGCCCAAAAAGGATTGATGGTCTGGCTCGATCGGGCGCGTTAA
- a CDS encoding multiheme c-type cytochrome: protein MKRFAATLLTFAAIGASLYATEAAPELNSQYHDSSKCKSCHAAIVNEWSGSYHAKSHYKHDEYLRQSMEYYARKTRKPINAVKVECAACHNPRVAVTSTDINYQIDVLMGLDEGSEVNAAVSDSSLSEGVNCLVCHNVDSINHDLPADKRGVHRIKWNPVGIMSGPIEDAKSPYHKTQYRDFFGKDPKQLCFVCHANDRSTENFVFANTQKEYKDTKKQCADCHMSPKKEGVASNLPIDNGKPKKRMVREHGFVGAHTNWLWQDALGIEAKKSGDSFIVTLSNENPHNIPTGFGARELILDVIYRSGSKVIETKSISMTQHYTDKRGKPTIPHLASSSTDDMSVPAQGSKTFKVPMVKGAGQVTFELHYRLVNDEIRSLLELKEPQWSEKKFINRTTIRL, encoded by the coding sequence ATGAAACGTTTTGCCGCGACTCTCCTGACGTTTGCCGCTATCGGCGCCTCACTGTATGCTACGGAGGCTGCCCCCGAACTCAATTCACAATACCACGACTCGAGCAAGTGTAAATCCTGCCACGCCGCCATTGTTAATGAATGGTCCGGTTCCTATCACGCCAAATCACATTATAAACATGACGAGTATCTCCGCCAATCGATGGAGTACTACGCCCGCAAGACGCGCAAGCCCATCAACGCCGTGAAGGTGGAGTGTGCCGCCTGCCATAATCCCCGCGTCGCCGTGACGTCGACGGACATCAATTACCAGATCGATGTTCTGATGGGATTGGACGAAGGGAGCGAGGTCAATGCCGCGGTCAGCGACAGTTCGCTCTCAGAGGGGGTCAATTGCCTCGTCTGCCACAACGTCGACAGTATCAACCATGACCTTCCGGCGGACAAGCGGGGCGTGCACCGGATCAAGTGGAACCCGGTCGGCATCATGAGCGGTCCGATCGAGGACGCGAAGTCCCCATATCACAAGACACAGTACCGTGACTTCTTCGGCAAGGACCCAAAACAGCTCTGTTTCGTCTGCCACGCCAATGACCGTTCAACGGAGAACTTTGTCTTTGCCAACACGCAAAAAGAGTACAAAGATACGAAGAAGCAGTGCGCCGACTGCCATATGAGCCCGAAAAAAGAGGGGGTCGCGTCGAACCTTCCGATCGACAACGGCAAACCGAAGAAGCGTATGGTCCGCGAACACGGCTTTGTCGGTGCCCATACGAACTGGCTCTGGCAGGATGCCCTGGGGATCGAAGCGAAAAAGAGCGGCGACAGCTTTATCGTGACGCTCAGCAATGAAAACCCCCACAACATCCCGACAGGCTTCGGCGCCCGGGAGTTGATCCTCGACGTCATCTACCGCAGCGGTTCCAAGGTGATCGAAACGAAGAGCATCTCGATGACCCAGCACTATACGGACAAACGGGGCAAACCGACGATCCCGCACCTGGCGTCAAGCTCGACAGATGATATGTCCGTCCCGGCACAGGGTTCGAAGACGTTCAAAGTCCCGATGGTCAAAGGGGCCGGACAGGTGACCTTCGAACTGCACTACCGCCTGGTGAATGACGAAATCCGCTCACTGCTTGAGCTGAAAGAACCGCAGTGGAGCGAGAAGAAGTTCATCAACCGTACGACCATCCGGCTCTAA
- the trpS gene encoding tryptophan--tRNA ligase yields MRVFTGIQPSGDLHIGNYFGSIKAMVDSQAENEVFAFIANYHAMTTVQDGRRLSELTMQAATDFLALGIDPEKSTFWVQSDVKEVLELYWFLSSFTPMGLLERAHSYKDKVAKGISANHSLFAYPVLMAADILLYDVDVVPVGKDQIQHVEIARDIAIRFNNAYGDILKLPEFRVDENVATVPGIDGQKMSKSYGNTINIFGDEKAQLKTIKKIVTEAVPMEEPKEWRGCNVYNIAKLFLDEDECLALQERYERGGEGHGHFKLYLAEVIWEHFRPYREKRAYYEAHQDEVRDILKAGAAKASEAAREIMEKVRSVTGAAY; encoded by the coding sequence ATGAGAGTTTTTACAGGCATCCAACCCTCCGGTGACCTGCATATCGGCAACTATTTCGGCTCGATCAAGGCCATGGTCGATTCGCAGGCGGAGAACGAGGTTTTTGCCTTTATCGCCAACTATCACGCTATGACGACGGTCCAGGACGGCCGGCGCCTTTCCGAACTGACGATGCAGGCCGCCACCGACTTCCTCGCCCTGGGCATCGACCCGGAAAAATCGACCTTCTGGGTCCAGAGCGACGTCAAAGAGGTGCTCGAGCTCTACTGGTTCCTCTCCTCCTTCACCCCGATGGGGCTGCTCGAGCGCGCCCACAGCTACAAAGACAAGGTCGCCAAGGGGATCTCCGCCAACCACAGCCTCTTTGCCTACCCGGTGCTGATGGCGGCTGACATCCTGCTCTATGACGTCGACGTCGTCCCCGTCGGCAAGGACCAGATCCAGCACGTCGAGATCGCCCGCGATATCGCCATCCGTTTCAACAACGCCTACGGCGACATCCTGAAACTGCCCGAATTCCGTGTCGATGAAAACGTGGCGACGGTCCCGGGCATCGACGGACAGAAGATGAGCAAGAGCTACGGCAACACGATCAACATCTTCGGCGACGAGAAAGCCCAGCTCAAGACGATCAAGAAGATCGTCACCGAAGCCGTCCCGATGGAAGAGCCCAAAGAGTGGCGCGGATGCAACGTCTACAATATCGCCAAGCTCTTCCTCGACGAGGATGAGTGCCTCGCGCTCCAGGAGCGCTACGAGCGCGGCGGCGAAGGGCATGGCCATTTCAAGCTCTACCTGGCAGAGGTGATCTGGGAACATTTCCGCCCCTACCGCGAAAAACGCGCCTACTACGAAGCGCACCAGGACGAGGTCCGCGACATTCTCAAAGCCGGCGCGGCCAAGGCCAGCGAAGCCGCCCGCGAGATCATGGAGAAAGTCCGCAGCGTTACCGGCGCCGCTTACTGA
- the hpf gene encoding ribosome hibernation-promoting factor, HPF/YfiA family, whose translation MNTPIRTKDITLTDNTRDHVLKAKEQFMKFGLDITTINVLLSKVKNGVEAEFDIHIAHNTPVVISQQDADLDAAIDMAVERANKALRRLHDKLKSHRGPGLKDLEVQEA comes from the coding sequence ATGAATACTCCTATTCGCACAAAAGATATTACATTGACGGACAATACCCGCGACCACGTTCTGAAAGCCAAAGAACAGTTCATGAAATTCGGACTCGATATTACGACGATCAATGTCCTGCTGAGCAAAGTCAAAAACGGCGTTGAAGCAGAATTCGATATCCATATCGCCCATAACACACCGGTTGTGATTAGCCAGCAAGACGCCGACCTTGATGCGGCGATCGATATGGCCGTCGAGCGTGCGAATAAAGCCCTCCGCCGTCTGCACGACAAACTTAAATCCCACCGCGGACCGGGCCTCAAAGACCTCGAGGTTCAGGAGGCCTAA
- the trxC gene encoding thioredoxin TrxC produces the protein MDKRKVVCPHCGQVNAVPVKETYAKANCGHCRHSLLDTKPIALDASAFDNQIANSDIPVIVDFWAPWCGPCRMMAPAFEEAATSFVLKARFAKVNTEEQQALASRFHIQSIPTLIAFKGGREVDRVSGALSAEQLRQWVGRFL, from the coding sequence ATGGACAAGCGCAAAGTGGTCTGCCCCCACTGCGGGCAGGTCAATGCCGTCCCGGTCAAAGAGACCTACGCCAAGGCCAACTGCGGCCACTGCAGACACTCCCTCCTCGATACGAAACCCATTGCCCTTGACGCGAGCGCCTTCGACAACCAGATCGCCAACAGCGATATTCCGGTCATCGTCGACTTCTGGGCCCCGTGGTGCGGTCCCTGCCGCATGATGGCGCCGGCGTTTGAGGAAGCCGCGACTTCCTTTGTGCTGAAAGCCAGGTTCGCCAAGGTCAATACGGAAGAGCAGCAGGCGCTGGCATCGCGCTTTCATATCCAGTCCATTCCGACGCTGATCGCCTTCAAAGGGGGGCGGGAAGTCGACCGGGTTTCCGGCGCCCTCAGCGCCGAGCAGCTCCGGCAGTGGGTCGGGCGTTTTCTCTGA